In a genomic window of Caloenas nicobarica isolate bCalNic1 chromosome 29, bCalNic1.hap1, whole genome shotgun sequence:
- the LOC135999656 gene encoding olfactory receptor 14A16-like, protein MSNSSSIIQFLLLPFTDTPELQLLHFWLFLGIYLAALLGNGLIITTIACDQHLHTPMYFFLLNLSLLDLGYISTTLPKSMANSLWNTRAISFLGCAAQVFMFLFFISAEYYLLTIMSYDRFVAICKPLHYGTLLGSRACVHMAAAAWATGFLYALLHTANTFSLPLCKGNAVDQFFCEIPQILKLSCSHSYLRKLGLMVVSACLAFMCFIFIVVSYVQIFRAVLRIPSEQGRHKAFSTCLPHLAVVSLFVITGSFAYLKPPSISSPSLDLVVSVLYSVVPPAVNPLIYSMRNQELQGSVWKLITALFQ, encoded by the coding sequence atgtccaacagcagctccatcatccagttcctcctcctgccattcacagacacaccggagctgcagctcttgcacttctggctcttcctgggcatctacctggctgccctcctgggcaacggcctcatcatcaccaccatagcctgtgaccagcacctccacacccccatgtacttcttcctcctcaacctctccctcctcgacctgggctacatctccaccactctccccaaatccatggccaactccctctggaacaccagggccatctcctttttgggatgtgctgcacaagtctttatgtttctctttttcatttcagcagagtattatctgctcaccatcatgtcctatgaccgctttgttgccatctgcaaacccctgcactacgggaccctcctgggcagcagagcttgtgtccacatggcagcagctgcctgggccactgggtttctctatgctctgctgcacacggccaatacattttcactgccactgtgcaagggcaatgctgtggatcagttcttctgtgaaatcccccagatcctcaagctctcctgctcacactcctacctcaggaAACTTGGCCTTATGGTGGTCAGTGCCTGtttagcttttatgtgttttattttcattgtggtgtcctatgtgcagatcttcagggctgtgctgaggatcccctctgagcagggtcggcacaaagccttttccacctgcctccctcacctggccgtggtctccctgtttgtcatcactggttcatttgcctacctgaaacccccctccatctcgtCCCCTTcactggacctggtggtgtctgttctgtactcagtggttcctccagcagtgaaccccctcatctacagcatgaggaaccaggagctccagggTTCAGTGTGGAAATTGATAACTGCACTTTTTcaataa